TTGCCAGCCAACAACCCATCCATCCATAACGATGCATGCCATGATTTCCACGATAGCCACATGCTCGAGGGTCAACTCAATTCTCATCGTACAAGCACGTCTTGCGACTGTTGCTTCCATACATCACAAGGTTCCACCTCAACCTACAATGCCACACCAGTTATTAGACAGACACTGTTTTACTTTTGCAGCCTTGTAATAGCTCTGTAAGAACAAACCCACTCAATAGATTCAAGACAACTGTGCTATGCTCTTCTTTAAGCCTTTTTTTGAAGGGAAAAAAACACCATCCATAAGCAAAATCATGGGTTGTGTGTTTCAATCATAGACAATATACTGAAAGCACAGAAAAGAACACAGCATTGCATTTAGATCTGGCAGCACAAAACACAGCTGAATAGAACCAAGCTTTTCTGAAACAAATAGTGTGTAGCGTTTTCGAGTAGCAAATTAGGCAAGAACGAGTTGGCGAGCACAAGGGTCTAATGCTGTGTGTAAGGCAACCAGGGGAGCCGTAGAATACCTTGAATGGTTTATCAATCCATTGGAAAACACAGCCGCGTGCCTCAACATTTTTTATCATGTGAGGAAGCATCATGGATCTGAATGCTTCATGAAGCTTCACTTTCGTCAAACCACCACAAACCATAAGAGTAGCTGCCAAGCCATTAGGCGTTATACCCGCTACATGGACGATCGTCATGTTCTGCAGGCCGGATATGCAAGAAAGGGAAAGAAGCCCAATATCGGTGACTGAACAGTATGACAAGTTTATCTGTAATGAGACATACATGGTATCAGCACAGTTGCAGAACACACATTGTACCACGAGATTCCTGTTACAGTTACAGAAGAGAAGGGCAATACCTGACGGAGGCTATGAGAGAACTGGGAAAGGTAAAGCATTCCAGCATCATTAATCCCAAAGCATTTCTTAATATCAAGCTTGGAAAGCAGCCTGCACCCCATCGCTGTTTCTGAGAGCCCGATGGATGAAACCCTGGGGCAGCCACGAATCTCCAGAGTATTCAGCTTTGAGCATTTTGATAGTGAAATCAGTGAGCGGTCTGTTATTTCTGTGCAGTATGATAGGTTGATAGACTCTAGCATCGGACAACTCTGCGCAATTTGAATAATTCCATCATCGCTAAGGCCTCCACACCTGAAACGGAAAATATAAGTTAGTTTACTGACAAAGATCAACCAAACAAAGAGAACAACAAGGCATGTCTAGTAATGACCTGTACAAATCAATCTCGCGGAGTTTTGGGCAAGACCTTCCGATGTGGGTAAGACCTTCATCACTTATCTTCAAGCAAATACCAATTTTTAGACTCGAAAGTTCGCTGCATCTGGCAAGAGCTTTCAATCCTGCACAGAAAATATTCAGAGTCGGCTTTAGGTCCATCCAGGGAAGAATAATTCAGTAGCCAGTTCAGTAAGTACCTTCGTCATCCAAATCACTGTCAGTAAGGTCCAACTCTTCCAAGCGAGAACAGTGCTTCCCGATCAGTTGGAGTGCTCCACTGGAAACACGGCTACAAGACTCCATCCTCATAGAGATGAGAGAAGAGCATGAACTAGTTATGGCCGCTAGTGAAACATCAGTGATATTGCGACAACAAGTAATGTCCAGCTTCAGCAGGTTCTTTAGCCTTGACACAGCAAAAGAGAGTTCTGTGTCGGTCACTCCAGATGACTTGCTCAGACTTAGTTCCCTTAAAGAAGCACAAGAGGTTCCAATGGCTTTTAGTCCATCGGCCATGAATTTGGAGCCTTCCAGCTTCAGGGTCTGAAGTTTAGCAAGCTTCTGGAAGCTTCTCACCATAGAAGGAGTGACCTGATACATGAAGGATGTAAATTAATCTGTGAGGGCTCAAGTTATGCCAAGGTGATACAATAACACGACCAGATGATTAGCTACTTACAGGACAGCAGTATGAAAGTTCCAGTTCCAATAGATTGGGTACCGACTTCAGGATGGATGAAACTCCCACACCTGTGATATTCTGACACTGAGACATATGAAGCACCTGCAACCGTGCAAGCATGCAAGTTCAGTTCAGTAATAAGCTGAGCTTTGTGCTAttatcaaaacttattttgtgtgaCCAATCAAAAATACATATTTTAGTACAGGTAACGAGTTCAGACAAGGAGACAAGGCATCTTCAGAGTTCAGAACCTAAGAGTGTAAGATGAAATAGAAAATAATACCGTAGTGTTTGAAATGAACATGACGTGTGTTTGCTCGTAACAAGCAAATCAATAAAAACGACAAATTGCCATAAGCACCTCACCTGTAGTGATTTACTGCATTCTCTCTCAAGACTACCAAGAGCATCATCATCGATCGCAATACACCCCACCAGTGTCAACTCTTGAAGACTGGGTAGCTTCATGATGGGAGGCAAGCTAGCCTTTGTGATCTAAAACAGAAGACACGTTTCCATTTTGTTATTACTCGAGCACGATAAGATAAGGGGTCGCTACGCACTAGGCACGAAGCTGCAAGAGAAAGTAGAGTTGGCTACTAGTACTGCTCTGCCGATCCATTGTTGCAACGATGATTTGTCATGTTTACAGATATAAGAACGTCTGCAGATCAAGAATATTATACTACCTATACACAGTGGTCCAATGCCCTAAACACTAGCTGAATAAATTAGATCGATCAGAATGATGGCCTAGTAAGTAGTAACTGATGAAAGTAGCAGCTTTAGCAAAGGAACCCATAACTGAAGGCCGTTTTGCTCCGGTGGATTAAAGAGGGAGCCTGATGCCCCTTAAATCAAATCAAGAAACATACTAGAAGGAAACAAAAACAGAATCGTCCGTCGCCTCTTTTTTTGTGTCCATGAAACGAACAGAGAAACCAAGAAACCCGAATAACGCTCACCATGGTGTAGGAGAGATCCAGGCTGGTGAGCTTCCTGCACTTGAGGGCGAGGAGCTGGATCCCCAGATCCGTGAGCCCAAGGCACCACTTGAGCGAGAGCTCCCTCAGCTCCGTGCACCCGACGGCGACGCATCCGAGGCCCATGTCGGTGAGCGGCTTCCAGCGGGCCAGCGAGAGCCTCCGGAGCGCCCTGGCCCGCGCCACCTCGGCCGCCGCGGCGTCCCCGAGGTCGACCCCATTGGAGAGGTCGAGGTCGACGAGGCCCGGGCAGGCGACGGCGAGCTCGGAGACGCCCGCGGCGCTGAACCCGCGGGAGCAGGAGAGGTCGACGGCGCGGAGGGCGGAGGAGGACCCGGAGACGGCGGCGGAGGCGAGGGCGGCGTCGGGGACGCGCGCGCAGAGGGTGAGGTCGAGGCGGGTCGCGGTCGGGTACCGCGCCAGCGCGGCGGGCAGGAGGTCCGCGCGGAGCGGGCGGAGCGTCCGGCGGTGGCTGGACTCCGCGGCGTGGCAGGCGCGGGAGGCCAGCGCGAAGGACTTGAGCGCCCGCGGGTCGGCCTGGGCCACGCGGTCCAGGACAAGGAAGAGAAGCTCGTCGGCCAGCGAGTCGAGCGGCGGCGTGGGGGCGCCGGGGATGCGCGCGAGGGACGGAGAAAGGGAGAGGGCGACGCAGCGGCGCTTGGGGTGCCGGTGCTGCTGGGCTGTCATGGTCATACGGTGGTGGAGGGGGGGTTTGGTGGCGGCTTCTCGATCTGCGGCGGACGAGAGTGACTGGCAGGCAAGAAATGGAAGCCGGCGAAGAGATGGGGGAAGGACCGGAGGAGGAGACGAGGTGAGATGTGGTGAGGCGGGGAGACGACGATGTAGCCCCTGGAGCGTGTCGAACTAGGGTAAACACGGGTTGTACCTGTCTTTTCCGTATTTGCCCCTCCGTCTCTGCTCCTCCGGTGAGGAAACTCGCTGTCGGATATGAAGGCTCGGCGGCCGTATGGAATCCGATTGGACAGAAGGTACGGTACGGCGGGTGTCCTCGGCGTGGGTAGAATGGGAAAGAAAGAGGACGCCAAGGACTGCAGATCGTACAGCCTGGTGGTGCGGACGGGTACGTATAAGTAACGTCAAAGCGACACTGACATGTGGCCTCGCTCCCCGACTTTGGTCTTTGGCATCTCGCGATGGTAGTGGGATAGTGGCTGACTGGTCGCGTTCTCCCCGGGTATGGCTTTTACTTTCCTTTCCCGTTCCGTACTCTTCCATCGTTTTATGTAGGGGCAACGACTGCTATACAAGCGTACAAATAAACCATCTAATTTATTAGATTAGGATTCAATCATAGATATAACCATAGTTTGTTAGGGGTTTTTATATAAAGATTATTGAGCTGGTAATGgaagggtttaagtgttaaatgtgacATACGGTTGGATCACGATCTAATGGACCAGATtgtttgcttgcacgcttgcaaaGATGGAATACTTGTATAACAGTTGTTGTCGTTATGTAGGCCCCTATGTACATAGTATTTCTGATGCAATGTACGGATACCATTAGCGTCCGCGATTGATTAATCTATCTATACCATTGTCCACTATATAATAATCTACCAATTTAAATTTTGCAAAACTCACACAACCAAATCAGTCCTAGACCAATAACCTACACTAAATCCATCAAATAAATTACACCCAAAATTGATGCACCATCAAAATCAACGGTTTGTCACGCAtaactctctctctcttccttacTAAAAATCCAATTGATAATATTATTTAGGCCTCGTTCATTTCTACCCAACCAGGTCGGGTTGAGGTTGGATTGAAGCCCAATCCAGGTTATATTCCAAGCCCAGGAAAAATCCGGATTCTAATTTTTTGTGTTCGGTTAAGCCCTTAACCCACTGGATTTTAAGCCCATGGGTTTGgaatttcttttttttttttgctagAGAAGGTCCTGGATTGGAGCCAAAGCTACAAGGGTCTGGAACAACCCCGTGAGCCCAAGGAGCGGCGACGACGCAAGAAGACGAGCCATCCTCCCCACCGCTGGCGACCTCTACCCCACTAGCGAGCTTCTCTCTGGTAGGATCCCTTCTCTTTCGTTAGATCTGCTCTCTGCCTCTCTTTTGTTCGACGTTGGGATGGTGGTTTTGGTTTCGCCCGCGAGAACTCTCTCGGCTGCCGCTGTCGTCCCAAACGTGCGCGTGGTCGTCCTCGATCTTCCCATACCATCCCGACACGATGTCGCTGGCGCGAAGCCCGATACCGCCACGCCCCCCGCAAGTGCCTTCGGCGGCGAAGGGGGTCTTCATGTGTCGCATCTTCCCCTTCCTCCTCACGACGAACGTCTTCATCAGAGTTTATGTATTTTCCAAGACCTACAAAAGAGACTAGGAAAACAAAATGCTCTGACTACTGTCGCTGCAGCATTGCCATCCCCAGCAAGTACATCTGCCAAGGCTCCAGATCCTGCTCCTGCACCTGCGCCCAAATCGGGTCTCCCACCTCTTTCTGAAGATGAGCATTGGAATCTGTACAAATGGATTCTGGAAGAGGAGCGGAAGATCAAACCACGCAACGCCACTGAGAAGAAGATCGTTGAGGAGAACTCTCTCGGTTGCTTTGCTTGCTTGCCACAGCCGTTAGATTTTTATCCCCACCATTGCTCCTTTGCTTGcttgccctctctctctctctccgagtaGTCTTGTGTTGCGTACCCATGGACTAGTAGCTAGCatctctttctccaggttgattTGGGTTGGCTTTCATGTCGTCTTTCTGGTATTCAAGGATGACACATGAAGCCTGCCCTGCCCCATCCATGTTGTGCCACGGCCCCCCATGGAGAACAAAGTAGATAGCAGAGGGAGAGGCTAATGAAATTGGATTGTAGAGGAATGCGTAGGTCCATACAGATAAGGTGAATATACAGTTTATTTAATTTCACTTCAGTAGTTCAGTACATGGAATTTCCCTCTTTTCTAAACACTGTTGGATGTTTGTGCTGCATTCTCTCAGTCTTGTGTGCTACTAGTAACTAGTACATGGAATATGTTCTTACTGATGCTTATATGAACCaataatttatttatttttagactGTCCCTTCTCTAGCAAGAGTAGGCGAGGACGAGCCTCCCCCATTCTGGGTGTTGGTGCCTGACTCATTTTCTCAAGGtattgtcacacccgtttccaaggggcagagccgggtgcataccaTATgtctgccaggatctatttccacgcatatgttgacgtcacaagtgtaatatatcaaaagaacaatgcataaaagcgtaaataacgattatattaacatattacacttcgaacagacaatatgtcttaacctttattcatcaaagtacagcgaaacaaggacatccatccacaggaagatgactgggggtatcactagactagcatccatggagctcagcatcataacttcaactgcaaacttctgatcaaaattaagcaaggatgagctcacttatggtcggggctcagcaagtgggggaaaactaatgcaagtctaacaaggtgaggctgaggttgagcagtaagcattttagttggtccacattttattaacaacacctgtcttactaataagtgtgaatcccaagtatttccattaagcaaaggtataagagtatatcaaaaacacttaagtgaaaccacttaagcaaaccattggcagatcatcggatctcgatttatttccatcttcaagttcaattatcatgtgaggagtccaggctgctcataaccgtgagcacggctgatatatcagttttacactctgcagaggtggcgcatctttacccatgagtcgcgattcccttctagcccgggttagctagacccgtattcacttccgaggtgaatggccagggtctcactacgaggcttctccctagaatcctcattacgcaaatgctggaaatggtcaaactgcataaggcacacctaccgtaaccaacttatagtccagactacagggtaaagctttgggaactatgcccgtatccaatctgcctgagccggaactataagagcttgccagatgcccccgttcctgtcgaccacgaccaacacccaacataagacttccctagttatttagccaagaccagagccatgatagttctcatggtagcactgttttcccgggtggtcactccatgttccaattaatatgcaataatcttgtttaaccatcgggttaacaacaataatgtaaacttaccatttggaacattaatatcataagcgggagtgactgcataaagttaagttgtagcaatagcatagctacgaaggtaaagtataattcccaggtttgatcaaggaataaggttggaaaggttatctaaataggtaacccgtcaaattatgcacttatatccaaaataataaactttattaaatgtattgtttgggatcaaacagagtatgcagagggagaagtccacttgccttgcttattgaaaacttgaggttcttccacgaaatatatcttgattctcaactactagatcaaccactgaatatcacacaaacaaacaagaagaacaaacaccattcaataacatacaacaatcACCATACGtagagctaaaagaaagcctaacgaaaagagcgttcgcttttcaaaaacgttgtaagtaatggttataattaaGAAGATATTCTTtttaaaaatgtgtgatctataatttataaaacaagacataagtttaaaaaatatcttaattaaaatatacaaatattaggttcaccaaattaatcttttataaatcgtcatacgtgatatgtctaatattaagggtttataagacgataaaacacgttataacattactaaacctttttaaccttttagaacagatataagttatatatctagaATTAATGCGTTATGGAATACATTGTTAATttatgaagcattatggaacatataattcattgttaaacccatcacttatgataaattaaggtataggtctaaataggttttatgtgaaaagatcattattattaaacacctatttatggaaagttctgatatatgctttaatgaacttttatgtaaaagacaataaacaacaattatattttatttttattagaaagtacatgtcctatattttattaagaaagctatattcaAAGTtagtatataaagtaacattttagttattactttattttatcctttaggaaaaattaagtgattcgtatataatgtggactaaattttatgaaattattaatcatgccataaacttagttaagaacaaattgactataggtttgattaataaattatgataaaggataattaatctattaattatctttaattctattgtaggaacaaatgatctagataattaaaatgaatactatatttattggtatattattaactatcattttagttatgacagtgtgagcacttatttaagccattatatcattattagaaaagttatatgacctattacttttaagtttctatttaatacggctatacttaaacatctatatcaattcctatcaaaattatgatgtctattaaaaaggtcattttatagtTTGAACTAAattctctaattctttagtaagaaacctatattaccaatataactatcaatttctttattaggaaagcatgggtgcctaattaagtcattttaacacaaTAAAATTCTATTCTTTCGATTTTTCTCTTTAagtagaatttatacgtatactaaaaattgtttattgaattcttctaacattaatatactaagaattaattgtaaattgctaaatgggacttttaataacctattcatggttattataacataaatgagcattttactattctaagtacttaagtgctatacttatgaatacatttattatgaatagtgaaatatatattttcatttgacTAGAAAATACATGACTTGgtgcctatttcaatttcttcatgCAAATAAGTTTATACTTAAACTACTACCAACAATTATCGTTCCATACACAAAAGTgaaattaattataaacatttGTAGTATGAAAACCACagaagtagtgaatagtgaccgtgctcatttttagaattataaaattaTACACATTTTAAAATATTATCGCGGGAttcgattttggttacacgtatacatcggaatctctaaaatcatacccgaatcgccaaatcgcatcatcATAATATTACAATAATAATTCACAAATTTATAAATTCAACACATGCTTTAGAAAATAAATTAATGTTTTGGGTTTGTCATCAACCTTGGGATGAACGGATGATGGCGAACGGCATGGGCACGGTTGGCGGGGTGCTGCGTGGGCGAGCTTTACGGACTCCAGGACAGACGGAGGTGCTGCTGCACGCGCGGGCAGGGATTTCGGGCGTGGTCGTCGGTGAGCGTTCTGACGGTGGGGTACAAGCTCCGGCGAGGCACGACGGGGTTAGTGGTCGGTCGCAGAGGCAGAGGACGTCGTCGACGAGATGCGGCCGACGGCACAGCTCGGCAACAGAGAAGAGGAGCTTCGGACAGGGGCTCCCACGGCTGACTTGAGGCCGGCAAGAAGGCAGCGAGACAGTGGGAGGCGAGGAGATGCTGCGCGGGCTCGGCAGGGTTAGGCTCCACTAACAGAGAAGCGAGCGAGCAGACAGCCCGACATGGGATCGGCGAGGGCGGTGACGCAACAATGGCGACATGGCTACGCACATAACGCAGGAGCTCATGGGACTGGAAGAGGAGAAGCAGGACAACTTCGGCAGAGGATACGGCTGGGTTTTATAGGCCGAGGGGGAGGAAACGGGCGCCAGCTATTTATGGAGAATAGAGAAACGGCTAGCTACGAGTAATAGAGGGGAGGAAACGGCAGCAGTAAAGTTTCTTTACTCGCGATGAAGAACGAACGGCGCGACGTCGGTTCCTGCGGGGTGTCGGGGCGTCTGGCGGTTCGGCTTCCTGGGCCATGGCGTGGTCAGCAGCTGCAGGCGCGGGTCGCTCGGCTCCTAGCGCGGGGGAGGGCTGCTCGGTCGCGGCGTCGGCTCGGGTGTGGCTCGGCCGGGCGTCGGGTGCAGGGCGTGCGTTGGGTCCTGGCGTCGGTCTGCAGCTGCGTCGCACGCTGGGCGCGGTCGTGCTGGTTCCTGGGAGCGGCGGCAGGAGATTTCGAGGAGGCAGAGGAGCGGCGACGGCCTGTAGGGGAGCGAAGGAGCCAGGCAGTCGTGGGTGTGAAGAGATGTGGCACGGCGGCTAGTTCAGAATTGACGAGTAGAGATGAACAAAAAGCTGCGCGAGGGAAGGAGATGACGCGCATGACGAGGGGGTCCCACCTGTTAAAAAGGAAGGCACACGAGGGGCCGGCTACCTAGGCGTCGGGTGGTGTGGCTTGGAGCAGGCTGAGCACCACGAGGTGAGTGCGTGAGTTTTGTTTTCATTTTGTGTTTTTTTTGTTAGATGCATGCAAgattgtatatatatatacaatcTTATATATTTAATTATATATGTGTGTATAAAATAATAAATTCAAAGAAATAGAATACCGAAATTAAATAAATGTTTTAGGTAAGAATCTATTATTTAAATAAATT
This portion of the Zea mays cultivar B73 chromosome 2, Zm-B73-REFERENCE-NAM-5.0, whole genome shotgun sequence genome encodes:
- the LOC103647160 gene encoding F-box/LRR-repeat protein 3 isoform X1, whose translation is MTMTAQQHRHPKRRCVALSLSPSLARIPGAPTPPLDSLADELLFLVLDRVAQADPRALKSFALASRACHAAESSHRRTLRPLRADLLPAALARYPTATRLDLTLCARVPDAALASAAVSGSSSALRAVDLSCSRGFSAAGVSELAVACPGLVDLDLSNGVDLGDAAAAEVARARALRRLSLARWKPLTDMGLGCVAVGCTELRELSLKWCLGLTDLGIQLLALKCRKLTSLDLSYTMITKASLPPIMKLPSLQELTLVGCIAIDDDALGSLERECSKSLQVLHMSQCQNITGVGVSSILKSVPNLLELELSYCCPVTPSMVRSFQKLAKLQTLKLEGSKFMADGLKAIGTSCASLRELSLSKSSGVTDTELSFAVSRLKNLLKLDITCCRNITDVSLAAITSSCSSLISMRMESCSRVSSGALQLIGKHCSRLEELDLTDSDLDDEGLKALARCSELSSLKIGICLKISDEGLTHIGRSCPKLREIDLYRCGGLSDDGIIQIAQSCPMLESINLSYCTEITDRSLISLSKCSKLNTLEIRGCPRVSSIGLSETAMGCRLLSKLDIKKCFGINDAGMLYLSQFSHSLRQINLSYCSVTDIGLLSLSCISGLQNMTIVHVAGITPNGLAATLMVCGGLTKVKLHEAFRSMMLPHMIKNVEARGCVFQWIDKPFKVFYGSPGCLTHSIRPLCSPTRSCLICYSKTLHTICFRKAWFYSAVFCAARSKCNAVFFSVLSVYCL
- the LOC103647160 gene encoding F-box/LRR-repeat protein 3 isoform X2 — encoded protein: MTMTAQQHRHPKRRCVALSLSPSLARIPGAPTPPLDSLADELLFLVLDRVAQADPRALKSFALASRACHAAESSHRRTLRPLRADLLPAALARYPTATRLDLTLCARVPDAALASAAVSGSSSALRAVDLSCSRGFSAAGVSELAVACPGLVDLDLSNGVDLGDAAAAEVARARALRRLSLARWKPLTDMGLGCVAVGCTELRELSLKWCLGLTDLGIQLLALKCRKLTSLDLSYTMITKASLPPIMKLPSLQELTLVGCIAIDDDALGSLERECSKSLQVLHMSQCQNITGVGVSSILKSVPNLLELELSYCCPVTPSMVRSFQKLAKLQTLKLEGSKFMADGLKAIGTSCASLRELSLSKSSGVTDTELSFAVSRLKNLLKLDITCCRNITDVSLAAITSSCSSLISMRMESCSRVSSGALQLIGKHCSRLEELDLTDSDLDDEGLKALARCSELSSLKIGICLKISDEGLTHIGRSCPKLREIDLYRCGGLSDDGIIQIAQSCPMLESINLSYCTEITDRSLISLSKCSKLNTLEIRGCPRVSSIGLSETAMGCRLLSKLDIKKCFGINDAGMLYLSQFSHSLRQINLSYCSVTDIGLLSLSCISGLQNMTIVHVAGITPNGLAATLMVCGGLTKVKLHEAFRSMMLPHMIKNVEARGCVFQWIDKPFKVEVEPCDVWKQQSQDVLVR